One region of Danaus plexippus chromosome 16 unlocalized genomic scaffold, MEX_DaPlex mxdp_23, whole genome shotgun sequence genomic DNA includes:
- the LOC116771848 gene encoding allergen Tha p 1-like — MKTFVVFAMCLAAALALPADTYNPEYDNFNAKELVENPRLLKNYGKCFLDQGPCTAEGSDFKKTIPEALRTTCAKCTPKQRELIRTVVRGFQKDLPEMWSELVKKEDPKGEYKESFEKFLNGSD; from the exons ATGAAAACTTTTGTCGTGTTCGCTATGTGCTTGGCTGCGGCGCTCGCCCTCCCAGCTGACACCTACAATCCTGAATACGATAACTTCAATGCTAAAGAGCTAGTGGAGAACCCACGACTTCTGAAAAACTATGGCAAATGCTTCCTTGATCAGGGCCCATGCACAGCTGAGGGTTCGGACTTTAAAA AAACAATTCCTGAAGCCCTTCGTACCACATGCGCTAAATGTACGCCAAAACAACGCGAGCTAATTCGCACCGTAGTCCGCGGCTTCCAGAAGGACTTGCCAGAAATGTGGTCAGAGCTTGTCAAGAAGGAGGACCCTAAGGGAGAATACAAAGAATCCTTTGAAAAATTCCTCAACGGCTCAGATTAA